ATCTTGAGGCAACAGTTTCAAGGTTTCTGCGATTTCCAGAAGAGAAAATCCAACACTTTGCGCCGCTTTAATTATGGCAACCACGCGCAACATGCCTCGAGGAAAGCGTCTTTGATTGCCTTCCGTGCGCCATGATTTGATCAGGCCTTTTTCTTCATAAAAATGAATAGCAGATACAGGAACGCCGGATCTTTTCGATAGCTCTCCAACACTCAGTGTTTGCCCTAATTCATTTGCGCCAGACATGCCAACCTCAACTTTACTTGAGGTTTAGCATGCTCGCCCTGGTTCCTCCAGCAAAAACGCTTAAACAGTTTCCGGCTTAAGACTTATCTCTCTGGCTTCCTCACCGTGACTCGAGTTCAGGGGCGTCGGTTCAGGGTAAAGATCCTGATAGGTTTTAATGTGATTCTCATCGATGCGCTTGTACAAGTCCGCGCGGCTGAGATCTTGATGTCTTGAGAATCCCATCGCGCCGATAATATGCGCCACTGTTCCCAGGGTTTCGCCGTGGAAATTCTTAACACGTTCGCGCTTCGTGGGAACGTGAAGACCTTTTACCAAATTTGGATCTTGTGTTGCTACTCCCGTCGGGCATTTGTTGTTGTTGCAGCGAAGGGCCTGAATACAACCCAAGGCCAACAACATCGAGCGAGCCGCATAAGTGGCATCAGCACCAATACAAAGAAGCTTCACGATATCAAACGCCGTCGTGATTTTTCCTGTCGCCAATACTTTTACTTTATCGCGCACGCCAAATTTTTTAAGAGTATCTACGACAATCACCAAAGCGTCGATGCCGGGCATACCCATGTAGTTTGAAAATTCCAAAGGCGCAGCACCCGTCCCACCTTCAGCTCCGTCAACGGCGATGAAGTCAGGATAAGAATTCTTTTTCGCCATTAGCGACACCAGCTCTTCAAATTCTCTGCGATGCCCTAAGCATAGTTTAATACCGACGGGTTTTCCGCCGGAAAGTTCGCGCAAGGTTTCAATGAAGGTCAACATCTCTGCGGCATCGTGGAAAGCACTATGTCCCGGAGGAGAAATCACGTCTTTCCCTAAAGGAACGTTACGAATATTTGCGATCTCTTGCGTGACTTTCTTTCCCGATAAGATCCCGCCATGCCCCGGCTTAGCACCCTGAGAGAGCTTAATCTCAATCATCTTCACATGAGGGTGTCGCGAATTCTTTTTGAAAAGCTCGGGATCAAAAACGCCGTCATGAGTGCGGCAACCGAAATAACCTGTTCCAATTTGCCAAATGAGATCTCCACCCATTTCTAAGTGATACGGAGAAATACCACCTTCCCCCGTGTTATGAGCGAAGTCGCCATCTTTAGCGCCGCCATTCAAAGATAGAATCGCGTTCGTCGAAAGAGAACCAAAGCTCATTGCAGAGATATTTAGTAAAGATAATGAGTAAGGCTGTTTACATTTTTCTCCGCCCACCATGATGCGCAGATCTTTTTCACTGACATGTTTGGGATACATGGAGTGAGTCACAAACTCATAACCTTGTTTATAAACATCGTGCTGAGTTCCAAACGGAACAGTGTCTAAAACTTTTTTGGCGCGCTGATAAACCACCGAACGTTGTTCACGACTGAACGGGCGGCCGTCTGTATTTGACTCGATAAAGTACTGATTGATCTCGGGGCGAATCGATTCCAAAAGATAACGAAAATGCCCAAAGACCGGAAAGTTTGACTTGATCGCATGACGAGTTTGACGAATATCGCGAATACCCAAGGCGAAAAAGGGAACGAAAAAGAAGAGAGATAACAACCCGATCGTCCAATAGAAATAAAATAAAACGTTCAACGCACACACGACCACAAGGGCGATGTAAAACTCTTTTCTCATTATTGAGCCTCGAAATTATGTATCTCTAAAACAATTGCGAAATCTTCAAAGCCCAGTATATAAAACTTTGGCGGATAAAGACAGTCACTTGGACTTAGGCTGTGCGCAGCGCCTTCGGATCCGAACTTCATTCAAGAATTCGCAGTTTACGTCGTGCTGCACCACCACCGCACCATATCAGTTCATCAGTTTTCTGTGGTGTTCCAGATCCAGTCTATCGCGGAACGCAAAATATCCTTTCCGCAGCGCTATAAGATTTCAAACGATGACGTCCTATTTTGAGACGTAGAAATTACCAAATTAAAATCCCCTTTCCCCACCTATTGCCTAATAAGGCCCCCATAACTACCCGATAAGTAATCATATATTTATGAGGAACGTATCCGGTACCGTCCTTGGGACAATCATGTTGGTTCTTTTGCCGCTGTTGAGTGGTTGTACTTTGGAAGTCCAAATCGACTCCGCTGATGAAGTCGTTTTTCCTAGTCTTGATACAACAATAAACTCGTCTAAGCCTTCCAGAAATCATTATCCTTCGATTAAAAGAGCTTTAAATACCGCAACCACTTTATTGAATAAAAAAATTCTTGTAGCTGGTGGCGCCTACGATACCTCTCCCATCCCGGCTACGACTGCACTTACTAGCGTAGAGCTTTATGATCCAGAAACAGGAGTTTGGTCACAAGCCGAAAATCTTCCGCAGGCAAGATTGAACCACACCGCCACTTTACTTCAAGACGGAAAAGTTCTGCTAATTGGTGGAACTACGGCTAACGACGGCTCCGCTTGTCTAAACACCACGGCCATATATGACCCGACTTCAGGCACCTGGAGTACGGCCGCATCTTTAACGACCGGCCGTTGTTATCACACGGCGACTCTTTTAGAAGATGGCCGTGTTGTCGTTATGGGTGGACGAACGACCAACACCAACGTTCTTACAACTTCGAATTACAGCAGTTCTGTCGAGATTTATAATCCTGGAACCAATACGTGGACGTCGGCGGCGGCGATGTCGGCGGCGCGCGCTTATCACAGCGCGGTTTTACTAAAGAACGGAAAAATTCTTGTCGTCGGAGGACGAAACACTTCTACTCTTCTCACAACGGCACTTTACAATCCGAGCGGCAACTCGTGGGCTGCAGGCCAGTCGCTAACTAAATCCAGAAAAGATCACACGGCCACCCGGCTTCCAGATGGAAAGGTTGTTATTATCGGCGGAGTCGATGGCACGACCGCACTCACTGACACTACGATCTTTGATCCGACATTGGGGGTTAATGGAACTTTTTCAGACGGGGCCCCGTTAAGCGTCGTTCGCAAATCTCACACAGCGACTCTTGTCGGGGATAAAATTTTTGTTGTCGGTGGAGGAACAGCTACCACGGCTTACAAAGACACGCTGATGTATAATCCATCGACGAATCAATGGAGCACTTTAGATGATCTGGAAGTTGGCCCCCGCATTTTCCACACAGCGAATATTGCTGGAAAATATTTAGTGGTTCTAGGCGGAATTCCCTCACCAAGCACTACCGCATCTGTTCACGCCACACCTGAAAAATTGGATCTTTCTGCTTATGTGTGGAAATCAGAAGCCTCAATGTCGGTGGATCGCTTCATTCCTGCTGCGGCACTTTTGAAAAATGGAAAAGTATTAGTCGCTGGTGGTTTATCAACGGCTCCAACGTTTGTGTATCAAGCCTCCAGTGAAATCTTTGATCCTTCTACCAATACTTGGAGTGCAGCGGCTTCCCTTCCCGCAGCACGTGTGCGCAGTACAGCCACTGTTCTTTCTAATGGCAAAGTCTTGGTAGTTGGCGGTCAAGACGGCGCAGGTACTTTTAATTCGAGTGTCATTTATGATTCCGATTCTGATACTTGGAGTTCAGGACCCTCCATGTCTCACTATCGCTCTGCACATACCGCGACACTTTTACCGAATGGAAAAGTTCTGATCATCGGTGGTACTGGCGATATGGGTGGTACGTCCCTTCCCGCCCCCGCTGAAATTTACGATCCCACGACAAACTCGTGGAGCTTAACTCCGAATATGCCCACTCCTAGTTACTTCCACACCGCGACGCTGGTACCTGATGGGACAGGTGGAAAAGTTTTTGTCATTGGCGGATCATCGACCACCTTTTTAGCGTCATTGCAAATTTACGATATCGCTTCGAACTCTTGGTCCGTGGCAGCCTCTCTGACGGAAGCGCGATCGGGCCATACTGTGACATATTTAAATGGAAAACTTATTGTGGCCGGGGGTTACAGTCCTTCGGGCGCCTTAAGCTCAGTTGAGATCTATGATATCGCAAGCAACACTTGGAGTGCAGGCGCTTCGCTTTTAGTGGCGCGAAATGCCGCAGGAGCTATCGCACTGGCGAGTGGAAAAGTATTAGTGATTGGTGGTCAATCCACAACTGGTGCCGGCCTTGTCAGTTCTGAAATTTATGATCCTGCTACTAACACATGGACGATGGATCAAAGAACTCTCAATGAAGGCCGAGCGATGTCTCCTATTTTCACGTTGAATGACGGCCGTCTTCTTCTCGTCGGTGGCGCAGATCCAGCAAATGCCATGGCCACGGTTGAGTCTTACAGTCTTAGCCCGATGACTTCTCCAGAATGGAAAGCTCCATCACTTTTAACAGGCAGATCTTATCACACGGCGACCTTGCTGAACGATGGCCGAGTGTTCGTCGCTGGCGGAGTTGAAGGCGCAAATCCTGCAACAAGCACGAGGATATATACGCCTTCTTCGAACACGTGGACGACGGGACCGAATCTTTCCACGTTCCGCGGATATCACACGGCGACACTTTTAACTTCGGGAAAAGTATTTATCGCGGGCGGAATGAATGCGAACAACGATGCAATCCAGACTGCTGACGTGTATGATCCAAACACGAACTCGATCACAACGATAAACATGGTCGTACCTCGCATGCTCCATTCGGCAATCCCTTTGCCTGGAGGGAAAGTTCTTGTTTCGGGTGGGACCAACAATATCACATCTATAACTACCAAAAATGAAATTTGTGATCCCGCTCTAGGCTCCTGCACGGCTTCCTCGGATCGCCCTAATGGTTCTTACGATCTCGCCGTTGCCTTAAAGACAGGGGAATATTTATTTGTAGGCCCTTTTGGAGTTAATCTTTATCAGCCTCTTACTGATACGTGGACTGCGGCGGCTTCAATGACCTCACCGCGCGCTTACCATACGGCAATCACATTGGCCTCTGGAAAAGTTCTGGCTCTGGGAGGAGTGGATGTGAGCACCGGCAACCCCACAACCACGACGGAGATTTATGATCCTACCACAAACTCCTGGAGTGCTGGTCCTTCCTTGGATGCGGCACTGCTCTTTCCGGTAGCAAATCTTCTGTCTTCCGGCGAAGTCGTGCTTACGGGCGGCTTGGTCGGCATTTCAACGACGTCCGATAAAAATGTTCGCGTGTATGACCCAGTAGCAAATCGGTGGACGTTAGCGCAGCCATTGAAAGAAGCTCGCAGTCATCACACGGCGACGCTTTTAAAAAACGGACATCTGATGGTCTATGGAGGAGAGAATTCCACCTTTGGCGCTCTCCCCTTCTGGGAACAAGTTTTTGAACCTTAGCCAATGCACAAGACAAATAAAAAGCCGCTTCTTTTTCAAGAGCGGCTTTTCCAAGCTAGCAAAAAATGAATAATTATTTGTAACCGACTTTATTCATCAACTCTTTTGCTTTCGGAGCTTTTTCAGCGATCGTTCCAACGTTTGTTGTATCTTCAACGAATGCGCCGAAGTTGATCAATGTTGGAGCAATTTCAGCTGTGCGGTTCGATGGGTATTGGCTGAAACCGTTAGCTACAACTTCTTGAACTTTTTTAGAAGCAAGGTACTCAAGTAGCATGTTGGCTTCTTTCAAGTTTTTGGAAGCTTTCGTGATACCGATACCAACGCCGTTGATATGCGCACCAACGTCTTTTTGGTTTGAGAAGAAAGGTTTCACTGGGAAACTTGGGTTGTCACGAACAAGAGGAGCCAAATAGTAAGTGTTCGCAATACCTACAGAGCAAGTTCCGCTCGCGATAGCGTGGATAAGATCTGTATCACCTTTGATTGGATCAAGGGCTAAGTTATTCACCCAACCCGCAAAGATCTTTTCAGTTCTGTCTTCACCTAAGTGGTGAACGAATGAAGCACCCAAGGCTTCGTTGTAAGAGTTGTTAGAAGTTCTTAGGCAAAGGTGCCCTTCCCATTTAGAATCAGCCAAGTCTTCATACGTTGACAAGTCTGCTGGGTTTACTTTGTTCGTGTTGTACATGATCACGCGGGCGCGATAGAAAATCAAAAACCATCTGTTGTTCGCATCAATCAAGTGAGCAGGGATGTTTTGCGTAACATACGGAGCATTGAAAGCTTGCAAAAGACCTTTGCTGTCCGCTTGTCCTAGGTAAACGATGTCTTTATCAAGATATAAGTCCGCTGGTGTGTTCGCGCCTTCAGCGGCAAGACGATTTACAAGATCCGTTGAACCAGCATTTACCACTTCCACTTGGATACCAGTAGCTTGAGTGAAGGGAGCAAAGATAGGTCCCAAACGAGCACCGTCGTAAGAAGAGTAAACGACCAATTTATCAGTTTTAGCGAAGCTGACACTTGCAATTAGGGACAAAAGAACGCCAACAATCAATTTTGACATGACAGATTTCCTTTCACTTTGTGTTGGCGGGTTGTCGGCCATATAAGCGTGAAAGTCAAAGAATGAGAATTTTGTATTCAGTAGGTTTTCAACTACTGGGTGTTTAGGCTGCTAAGTAGATTCTTTTGAATATGATCCCTGTATCAAAAAGGGTTCTAGCACGTAAGTCCATTCCCACTATCGTCACAACTTTGTCCTTCATTGAACTCACTTGGCGGAGTCACCGCAGGCGGAACTTTATGCTTCTTCATGCAAGTCGTATGCGGAATCATATCTAATCCTTGGCGAAGTTTGGTTTCACTTTGGTATCCCACCGAGTGAGCCAGTTCTTTACCTTCAGGTGATATCAAACTCACAGTGGGCACCGCACGTACGTTGAAGAGATCCGCGATTTTCTGATTTTCAGCTTTCCCTACATTCACCCGAACAATTTGTACATTCTTGGAGTTACATTCTGCTTCGACCGCTGGAAGATAGGACTCCATTGCGTGACAAACGGGGCACGTATCCGTATGGAAGAACAGCAACTTGTGCGGGGCAAGTTTAGAATCGTTTAAAGTTAGTTTTTCGCCCGTTGAACTCACGAACTCAACTTCAGTCACCGCGGTTTCCTTTTCAAAAACAGCAGGAAGATTGCTTTGGGTTAGTATAAAAACACCCAAGATCATTAAGCCGTACCCCGTCGCTTCTTCAATTTTTGGAAGATATTTGCGGATAGCTTTAAGCTTTTCAGACACAACTTCGCCCCCGAAAGCCAAAGCTACAAAAGGCGCTACGACTCCGGATCCAAAAGTTAGCATCATCAAAGCACTCTCCCACAGCGTGCGATCCTTTGTTGCCACATAAGCCAAGACGCCACCAAGGATTGGTCCTACACACGGTGTCCAAGCTAATCCAAAGGTCGCGCCAAATATGAACCCATGAAGTGACTTTGGAAAATACTTTTTAATATCTGGCAAATAAGCGGATCGTGACATCCAAGAAAAAGCCTTAGAGTCATCACTATTCTTTAAAACAAGTCCCGACATTTTAAGGCCGTAAAGTAGGATGATAATTCCTGAGATTATCAGAAGATAAACCTTTGATTCGCCCAAGAAATCGGTGACGAAAGGAAGGCTCATTCCCATCAAAGTAAAGGTCAAAAGAAAACCTAGAGAGAAAAGCAATGTCGCACGAACTCGTGCAAACTTCGATGTGCCTTCGGTCATAATATAGTTCGCTGCCACAACAGGAACCATAGGCAATACACACGGTGATATAAAAGTACCTAATCCTGCAGCAAAGAGACCTAACCATGTGAATGTCATATTTTATCTCCCTGAATCAATTGAAGTTGGAAGGGGCTATCTCTTAATCGATAGGCTTTATAACCGTGTGCACGTAAGTGGCGGACAGCTTCAGTCGCATAGGAACAATACCGTCCTCGACAATACACATACACAGGTTTTGTTTTCAGCAAACCCAAAGTTTTTGGATGAGTGGATTTAACAAGAATTTCTGCAGGAATCGCTAAAGCTCCAGGGACTTTTGTCATCGCAGATTCTTTAGCTGTGCGAGCGTCCACAAGCAGAGCCTTGCCCTCTGCTACCAGATCAAATACTTCACCCGGAGTTTCATCTGCAAGCAATGTTGAGTCCGTCAAAAGATCTTCTTTGTGATTTAATTCCTCATCCACTTCGTGAGCTAGATTCTGAAATCCCTCCCATAGTTGAAGAACCATGGGATTGGTGACTCGATAGATACGACTGAGTTTGCGACGCTCACAACTCACGATTTTCATTCGAGCAAGTCGTTGTAAATGTTGCGAAACATTTGCGACTGATTCGCCCGTTTCAATGGAGAGTTCTTCAACACTACACTCGGCTTGCGCCAAAATCTGAACGATTTTTAAACGCGCTGGAGAAGCAAATGCAGAAACAATTTGACTGATGGTCTCATAGACACCTTTGCGAAGGTCTTTGGGATTTTGCGTATCAGTCGAAGGGTGAGTTGTTTTCGTCATGTATTCAAGTGTTCAATAGATTACTTGAATAGTCAATGGGTGAAAATAAACCCCGTAAATACAAGCATTTACGGGGTTTACGAGTGAAGTCGCTACTTCGAAATCGAGAATCGAGACGCTAAACTTTGCGCCAAATCCTCTTTACGCAAAACTGTTAATAAATCAATACAATCAAAATTTTCATCAAAAGCCGGTTCGCACGCAACCTGCGCCCCCAACTTCAAATAAGATTTTAAAAGAGAAGGAATAAGCTCTTGCGCTTCTGCGGATTGCTCTTCCGTCAGTCCTTTGTCGAAGTACTCATACCAGTTTCTAAAATCCTGCATCGTGAACTTCTTCGTTGGTTTGCAGGGATACTTATTGGAAACCAAGCCCTGGTCGACAAGATACTTCTGAGTCAAAGCAGCTTCGCGAGGTGAATTGATTTTTAAACTAGAACAGCCAAAAAGAACTTTGGCTTCACTTAAATTCATGTATTCCGCAATCCCTCTCCATAGGAGCGAAATGATCGAGCCTTTGCGATAGTCTTTATGAATGCAAGCACGGCCTAGTTCCAAAAAAGGACCTTCGTTTTCGCTGAAAAACTTTTGCAGTTCAAATTCTAAGGCCGTGTAGGACTCTTTAGAAAACTTCGAGCAGTTGACACGGTACGTACCGATGATCTTTTTCAATTCCTTATGAACGATGATCAAATGATCGAAGTAGTAATCGAATTTATCAAAATCAAGTCCCGCCCCCGTCATTCCGCGGAATTCCTGATTGAACACTTCATGGCGCAGACGAAAACTTTCGATCAATTCTTCAGGAGTCTCGGCAGTTTTAATCACATAAGAGCCGACTTCAATATTCATATTGATTTTGGCTTTGAATTTATGGACTCGATTCCAACGAAGCTGCGTAGTTTGCTTTAATTGATCGACTAATGCCATCATGGATTTCCCCCGGGTGAATCAAGGACATTAAAAATTGAAGAGCTGCAAAATAGGTTTTAAAGACATCGTCAGCGCTTCCCAACGAGGGATTCACCTCTACGATATCTACAGAACTCAAAGATGGGTGCTGTGAAAGGCTTCGTCCTAACGTCGTCACATCATCCAACGTCAATCCTTGAGAAACAGGAACGCCGGTGGAAGGCGCTACTTCAGGACTTAAGCTGTCGATATCAAAACTGACATGCAAGGGTCTTCCTTGAACTTGAGAAAGAACTTTGCGAGAAATCGTTCTCATTCCTTGAGAGCGAACATCCGACGCGGTGAACGCGGTAATTCCTAGTTCCCGCACGATTTCTTTCTCAAAAGGATCTAGATCCCGTACACCCACATAAATAAGACGGTCTGCCCGCACGACATTCTGAATCCAAGAAAAATGAGTGGAAGCAATTCCCTGCACGTTTAACAAGATCGAAAGAGGCATTCCATGCAAGTTTCCGCTCAAAGAGGATTCGGGAAGATTCACATCCGTATGTGCATCAATCCAGACAATATAGCCCTCAGGATTCTGAGAGGCAAAGGCACCGACCGTCGCTAAAGCCACGCTATGATCGCCACCCCAGTTTAAAAGAACTTCGGGTTGTTTTAAGAGATACTGAATTCTTGCGTAGGCTTCTTTATAAGGAAGCCAATTAAAAAGAGAAATGTCGTCAACAGAGCGAATCTTTGTTCCGTAAGGCTCGTTGCTTAAGACTTCTCCACAATCAATCAGGCTATATCCCTGCTTCTTCAAGAAAGGAAAGTACTGACGAAAATATTCGTGAGAACTCTTAAGTCCGTTTTGCTCCTGGCCCACTTCAAAGCCCAGGCCCAGAAAATTGATTTCCTTCATTAAGTAAAGGGTGAAAGCAAAAATACATTTTGTCGTGTCATGGTTTTGTCAGGTCGTCTTGACTTAATCAAAACATGGATTCTTTCATCAATGCCTCTATGATCAGGGCATGAAAGCCATTACATCATTGACTGATTCTGTGGGACTCTTCGCAAAAACCTATCACTACTTGCAAAAATCAAAACATCCCGAAGCCAGCGTGGAGGATCTAAAACTTCAATGGGCGCAAGACATGCTTTCTCGCTTGCGTATTGATCTTGCAGTATCAGGGAAGGTTTCAGAGCAAAAGTCGCTGCTGTTCTTGGGAAATCACGTAAGCTATCTCGACATTCCCCTTCTTATGAGCACCGTACGAGGTCTTTCTTTCGTCGCGAAAGAAGAAGTCGGTTCTTGGCCCATCATCGGATCGGCTGCAAAAAAAATTGATACTGTGTTTGTGAGGCGCGAAAGCGGATCTTCTCGACAGCTCGCAAGGCAATCTGTCCAGGAAGCTTTAAGCAATGGTCAGCGCATAGCCATTTTCCCTTCAGGGACGACTTGCATGCACGAAAAGAAAGTATGGCGTCGAGGAGCTTTTGAAATCGCTTACGAAAAGAATTTTTTCTTTCAACCTTTTCGTATTACTTATTTACCCTTAAGAGCCGCAGCCTATATCGACGACGACTTTTTGCCATCGCATTTGTACAATCTTTTTGGCTTAGAACGAATTCACGCCAAATTGGAATTCCACGAACCGGTGCAAATTAAAGATCCGGTCGTGGATTGTGAATACTGGCAGAAATGGACCAAAGACTTCGTCACTGCCAGCCAAAACTAAAGCCGCACTCTGCTAAAAAGCAGAACCCGGCGCAGACTTGAACGCGGATGCGTTTTTACTTTCGATTTTTCTTAGCAATAGACAAAAGAAAAGCGTTCTCGCCCTTCTTACTTATCTTCGTTTTTTGTGGGGAAGGCTTCTTCGGCGCTCGCTCGACTTTTTCGGGCTTGGATAACTCGGAAGATTTCACAGGAATTCCGAGCAACATATTACCCCGCGATATTTCACGCATCATCTGCTTCACTTCGTCCTCAAAATTTTCAGACTCTGCCGGGATATAAAGCCAATCTTTATTCGCGGGATGGTTTTCTAAAAAAAGATATTTTAGGAAGAACGCATTCTGAGCTTTCTTTTCAACAGGAAAAATACACCCGTTCCAAAGTTCGAAAGGATAGCTGACACCTTTATGCTCATAAAGTCCGCGGCGCTCGACCAAAATAAGGACAAGCTTCATGTCGACATAATAAGCCATGCCCCCATTTTTAGGGACACAGTCGTAGCCAACAGGCAAAAGCTCTTCGATCCAAAGAAGATTGTGAATGGGTGATTGCTCCATGTTCCAAAGAATACATTAGAAATACCCCCTGGACACCTTTATATTTAAAATTAGATTTGGAGGTGTCCCATCAAATTTATAAAATATAGAGACCGTAAAGATGCCGGTCACCGCTTGGCCACCTTCCTAAAACAGAAAGGCCATCCTCTTAATCGCGATTCTGTTTTGTTAGCTCTCCCTCGAGGTGGGGTGCCTATTGCGCACGAACTATCTCATTCTCTGGACATCCCGTATGATGTTCTTATCGTACGAAAAATTGGTCATCCCGAAAATGAGGAATTTGGTATCGGGGCCCTGACAGAAGGAAACTTTTTTTTGATCAATCCAGACATACCGGCAGAATTTAGACCTTCCGAAACGGCCGTGCAAAAAACAATAGATAAAGAGAAGAAAGAACTCGAGCGGCGCAGACAGCTATACCGTGGCGGCAGAGACCTGAAAGAGCTTAAAGGTAAGACAGTCTATCTGGTCGATGACGGTCTTGCGACGGGAGTCACGGCGCGAATTGCCGCTAAGTATGTGCAAAGCAAGGGAGCTAATGAGGTCTATCTTGCCGTGCCTGCAGGTTCCCTCAGAGCGGCGCAGGAAATGCGCGAAGAAATAGATGATGTTCTTTGTCCTTTAGAAACCGACGCCTTTGCCTTCGTGGGGCAATTTTATGAAACCTTCGGGCAGGTCTCTGACGAAGAAGTGATTCAACTTCTTCGCTTACGACAGAAGACACATTCATAACCACCTTCATATTCCCTGTTCAAAAGTTTTTCACAAAAAATCGTTTTATCTGGATCGAACATCTCTATTTAAATCAGCGTATCAAGCTGAAATCATTATATTCTAGGCGGCGTTTCTTCTGTTTAATATTGTCCGAATTTTTATA
The window above is part of the Bdellovibrio bacteriovorus genome. Proteins encoded here:
- a CDS encoding arginase, translating into MKEINFLGLGFEVGQEQNGLKSSHEYFRQYFPFLKKQGYSLIDCGEVLSNEPYGTKIRSVDDISLFNWLPYKEAYARIQYLLKQPEVLLNWGGDHSVALATVGAFASQNPEGYIVWIDAHTDVNLPESSLSGNLHGMPLSILLNVQGIASTHFSWIQNVVRADRLIYVGVRDLDPFEKEIVRELGITAFTASDVRSQGMRTISRKVLSQVQGRPLHVSFDIDSLSPEVAPSTGVPVSQGLTLDDVTTLGRSLSQHPSLSSVDIVEVNPSLGSADDVFKTYFAALQFLMSLIHPGEIHDGISRSIKANYAASLESSP
- a CDS encoding lysophospholipid acyltransferase family protein; its protein translation is MKAITSLTDSVGLFAKTYHYLQKSKHPEASVEDLKLQWAQDMLSRLRIDLAVSGKVSEQKSLLFLGNHVSYLDIPLLMSTVRGLSFVAKEEVGSWPIIGSAAKKIDTVFVRRESGSSRQLARQSVQEALSNGQRIAIFPSGTTCMHEKKVWRRGAFEIAYEKNFFFQPFRITYLPLRAAAYIDDDFLPSHLYNLFGLERIHAKLEFHEPVQIKDPVVDCEYWQKWTKDFVTASQN
- a CDS encoding phosphoribosyltransferase, with translation MATFLKQKGHPLNRDSVLLALPRGGVPIAHELSHSLDIPYDVLIVRKIGHPENEEFGIGALTEGNFFLINPDIPAEFRPSETAVQKTIDKEKKELERRRQLYRGGRDLKELKGKTVYLVDDGLATGVTARIAAKYVQSKGANEVYLAVPAGSLRAAQEMREEIDDVLCPLETDAFAFVGQFYETFGQVSDEEVIQLLRLRQKTHS